GAATTTCTCATTCGATAACTATATAATGAAGTATTGGAATCTTTTTAACCCATTCTATAAATTTGAATTTGTCCTCCGGGGATGTTTGCGGATTGTACAATGAAATTTGGTTAAGGGCATTTAATGAATTTCTGAATGTTATCCAAGATACCAGCGTACTTCTGTCTAAATCATCAGCCTCATCGAGACGGATAAAGGATTCAATCCTGCCGTTCTAATTTTGTTTTGCGAAATTGGTTTTCTTCAGTTTCTTTGTTGATTGTTAGGTAGGAATTAATAAAATATAATTATGAAGTTTCATTCGCTGCGTCCCATGATCTGGACGGACAAATTAGAAGAATCCATTAAGTTTTATACAGAGTTGCTTGGCTTCTCCTGTGATGAGTACAATCCAGACTGGAAATGGGCCTCCCTACACAAGGATGAGGCCTATCTGATGCTGGCAAGCCCCAATGAGCATACTCCTTTTGAGGGTTGCTATTTTTCCGGCAGTTTCTATTTTCAGGTGGACGATGTAGATACCTTATGGGCGCAATTAAAGGATGAGGTTCACATTTATTATCCGATAGATGATTTTGAATTTGGCATGCGCGAATTCGGAATCCTGGACATCAATGGCTACATCCTGCAATTCGGAAAAGAAATTGATGTACAGAAAATATGACCCAATTAATTATTGCTAGTTGCCTCTAAGTTCTAAA
This region of Candidatus Vicinibacter affinis genomic DNA includes:
- a CDS encoding VOC family protein, with the protein product MKFHSLRPMIWTDKLEESIKFYTELLGFSCDEYNPDWKWASLHKDEAYLMLASPNEHTPFEGCYFSGSFYFQVDDVDTLWAQLKDEVHIYYPIDDFEFGMREFGILDINGYILQFGKEIDVQKI